One segment of Radiobacillus kanasensis DNA contains the following:
- a CDS encoding DUF3267 domain-containing protein has protein sequence MNCWKSINISKDFGNNRIYLISMIMGLLSFIILYLPLSIIHDSSNVRDYGLFPLLFGLLILPLAHKVTHLIPLLIMNKKIKVKWKNKKKNLPNFSFRTHGKMSKSTSLFVLLSPTVMITFPCIVGSYFIADFFAYFLLFAAINIAFSLEDFLYTAHLIKAPRKCMIENAQDGYDILIS, from the coding sequence ATGAATTGCTGGAAAAGCATCAATATTTCAAAAGACTTTGGAAATAATCGCATTTATCTTATTTCCATGATCATGGGATTGCTATCATTTATTATCTTATATCTACCCTTATCTATTATTCATGATTCCAGTAATGTAAGAGACTATGGTCTATTCCCATTGCTATTTGGATTATTGATTTTACCACTGGCTCATAAAGTAACGCATCTTATCCCGTTACTAATTATGAACAAAAAAATTAAAGTAAAGTGGAAAAACAAAAAGAAAAACCTACCGAATTTCAGTTTTCGAACACATGGAAAAATGTCTAAGAGCACATCCTTATTCGTTTTGCTATCACCAACGGTCATGATTACCTTTCCATGTATCGTAGGAAGCTATTTCATTGCAGATTTCTTTGCGTACTTTCTATTATTTGCAGCCATAAATATTGCCTTTTCATTAGAGGATTTTCTATATACAGCACACCTTATTAAAGCACCGAGAAAATGCATGATCGAAAACGCACAAGATGGATACGACATTTTAATTAGTTAA
- a CDS encoding GbsR/MarR family transcriptional regulator, with protein MAEQKVQEQIILEFSKTVEMFDISPSEAKLFSLLYIEGKPMTLDEMADWLGKSKTSVSNGIRSLLDLNLVERVWIKGVRKDLYQADVNLYHKFMSNFIHKWLEAMKRQKKTLLEINDRLTSMKGKQELPNRLQDMIDFHQHLEKTFKEIKSS; from the coding sequence ATGGCAGAACAAAAAGTACAAGAACAAATTATACTGGAGTTTTCAAAAACAGTGGAAATGTTCGATATATCCCCATCAGAAGCTAAATTGTTTTCTCTCTTATATATAGAAGGAAAACCGATGACCTTGGATGAAATGGCAGATTGGTTGGGAAAAAGTAAAACTTCAGTCAGCAATGGGATTAGAAGCCTATTAGATCTAAACCTGGTGGAAAGAGTCTGGATAAAAGGGGTAAGAAAAGACTTATACCAAGCTGATGTGAACCTTTATCACAAGTTCATGTCCAATTTTATTCATAAATGGTTGGAAGCAATGAAACGACAAAAGAAGACTCTACTTGAGATTAACGACAGACTTACATCTATGAAAGGCAAGCAAGAACTCCCCAATCGATTACAGGATATGATTGACTTTCATCAACACTTGGAGAAGACCTTTAAAGAAATAAAATCCTCATAA
- a CDS encoding quaternary amine ABC transporter ATP-binding protein, with the protein MPVIKVEGLSKVFGKNPKQALSLLSEGKSKDEILKKTGNTVGVNRASFEVEAGEIFVIMGLSGSGKSTLVRLINRLIDPTEGSVLIDGDDLAKMDKQSLRQVRRDKLSMVFQRFALFPHRTILENAEFGLEIQGVDKEQRQKKAKESLELVGLGNYIHQYPGQLSGGMQQRVGLARALANDPEVLLMDEAFSALDPLIRKEMQDELLDLQESMKKTILFITHDLDEALRIGDRIALMKDGSIVQIGTPEEILVNPANDYVERFVEDVDRSKVLTAEHIMKRPETINIEKHGPRVALERMKEEGLSSIYVVDGKRNLKGYVTADDASEARKNDVRDLNQILKTDVPTVTRETTMHEIFDVIHNSPVPIAVVEDHKLKGIIVRGAVIAALAGEGEVNVENA; encoded by the coding sequence GTGCCTGTAATTAAGGTTGAGGGTTTATCGAAAGTATTCGGTAAAAACCCAAAGCAAGCATTATCATTACTTAGTGAAGGAAAGTCAAAGGATGAAATTCTAAAGAAAACAGGAAACACGGTAGGGGTCAATCGTGCCTCTTTTGAGGTAGAAGCTGGAGAGATATTCGTAATTATGGGGCTTTCTGGAAGTGGGAAGTCCACTCTTGTGCGTTTAATTAACCGTTTAATTGATCCAACAGAGGGTAGTGTACTTATCGATGGAGACGACTTAGCCAAAATGGATAAGCAAAGTCTTCGTCAAGTGAGAAGAGATAAGTTAAGTATGGTATTCCAACGCTTTGCTTTGTTCCCACATCGAACAATTCTAGAGAACGCCGAGTTCGGATTAGAAATCCAAGGAGTCGATAAAGAACAAAGACAAAAGAAAGCGAAGGAATCTCTTGAGCTCGTGGGATTAGGGAATTACATTCATCAATATCCAGGACAGTTATCTGGGGGAATGCAGCAACGTGTTGGGTTAGCAAGAGCATTAGCCAATGATCCAGAAGTATTGCTTATGGATGAAGCATTTTCTGCTCTAGATCCACTGATTCGGAAAGAAATGCAGGATGAATTACTGGATTTACAGGAATCCATGAAGAAGACCATTCTTTTTATTACGCATGATTTAGATGAAGCATTACGGATTGGGGATCGAATTGCTTTAATGAAAGACGGTTCAATTGTACAAATTGGAACACCGGAAGAAATCCTCGTAAACCCGGCCAATGACTATGTGGAGAGATTCGTGGAAGACGTAGATCGCTCCAAAGTATTAACCGCTGAGCACATTATGAAACGTCCTGAAACGATTAATATCGAGAAGCATGGCCCGAGAGTAGCCTTAGAAAGAATGAAAGAAGAAGGGTTATCAAGTATTTATGTAGTCGACGGAAAACGAAACTTAAAGGGCTATGTAACAGCAGATGATGCATCGGAAGCACGTAAAAATGATGTGCGTGATTTAAATCAGATCTTGAAAACAGATGTACCGACGGTTACAAGAGAGACGACGATGCATGAAATTTTTGATGTAATACACAATTCACCAGTACCAATCGCAGTAGTAGAGGATCATAAGTTAAAAGGTATTATTGTAAGAGGGGCTGTCATAGCAGCACTAGCTGGTGAGGGTGAGGTGAACGTAGAGAATGCTTAA
- a CDS encoding ABC transporter permease: MLNFMENVPTIPIADWVEKLTENITDIFSFIFTPIEENFGDFIENTADLLAEVPPLIVIVILTLLAFFISGKRIGLSIFTIVGLLLIWNQDLWEALIYTLTLVITASLLSVIIGVPIGIWMSKSDLAKSIITPILDFMQTMPAFVYLIPAVAFFGIGMVPGIFASLIFATPPTVRFTNLGIRQVSKELIEASEAFGSTGSQKLFKVELPMARGTIMAGINQTVMLSLSMVVIASMIGAPGLGRDVLSALQRANVGNGFVAGLGIVILAIIIDRMTQSINREKA, from the coding sequence ATGCTTAATTTTATGGAAAATGTACCGACGATACCGATAGCTGATTGGGTTGAAAAGTTAACGGAAAATATAACAGACATTTTTTCTTTTATTTTCACACCGATTGAAGAGAACTTTGGGGATTTTATTGAAAATACTGCGGACTTACTAGCGGAGGTACCACCGCTTATTGTCATTGTCATTCTTACACTACTAGCTTTCTTTATTAGTGGAAAGAGAATTGGACTTTCTATTTTTACAATAGTAGGGCTTTTGTTAATTTGGAACCAAGATTTATGGGAAGCGTTAATTTATACGCTGACCCTAGTTATCACAGCGAGTCTCTTGTCAGTGATTATTGGTGTACCAATTGGGATTTGGATGTCTAAAAGTGATTTAGCAAAATCGATTATTACCCCTATTCTAGACTTTATGCAGACAATGCCGGCATTTGTTTATTTAATCCCGGCAGTTGCGTTCTTTGGAATTGGGATGGTACCAGGGATATTTGCTTCTCTAATCTTTGCGACACCACCAACCGTTCGTTTTACAAACTTAGGGATTAGACAGGTGTCGAAGGAATTGATAGAAGCCTCCGAAGCATTTGGTAGTACGGGATCACAAAAGCTCTTTAAAGTAGAGCTACCGATGGCAAGGGGAACGATTATGGCAGGTATTAACCAAACGGTTATGCTGTCCCTGTCTATGGTTGTTATTGCGTCCATGATTGGTGCTCCGGGTCTTGGAAGAGACGTATTATCAGCCCTACAAAGAGCAAATGTAGGGAATGGATTTGTTGCAGGGTTAGGCATCGTTATTTTAGCGATTATTATTGATCGTATGACGCAAAGCATAAATCGAGAAAAAGCATAA
- a CDS encoding glycine betaine ABC transporter substrate-binding protein, with protein MSLLSLKRLGLAAGLSLTLVAAGCGSGDEGNSDGGDAEGGSDSASTNYGEELNYEITGIEPGAGVVGAAESATEEYENLADWEVVTSSSGAMATALGEAVENEEPIIVTGWSPHWKFQKYDLKYLEDPKGVFGEAEQIKTMVRKGLEEDMPNANTILDQFQWESADIEGVMLEVQNGTSPEEAAKAWVENNPDKVSEWTKGTEKVDGKEIELVYVEWDTEVASTNVVAEVLRNQGFDVTVTPLDNAVMWESIASGEADGMVAAWLPGTHGDLYKEHKDNLVDLGVNLEGAKIGLVVPKYMKVDSIEDLQPAE; from the coding sequence ATGTCATTACTTAGTCTAAAACGTCTAGGCTTAGCAGCTGGTCTTTCACTTACATTGGTTGCTGCAGGTTGTGGAAGTGGAGATGAAGGTAATTCGGACGGTGGAGATGCCGAAGGTGGAAGTGACTCTGCTTCTACAAACTATGGCGAAGAATTGAACTATGAAATTACAGGTATTGAACCTGGTGCAGGTGTAGTTGGAGCTGCAGAATCGGCAACAGAAGAATATGAAAACCTAGCAGACTGGGAAGTTGTAACTTCTTCAAGTGGCGCGATGGCAACTGCGTTAGGGGAAGCAGTTGAAAACGAAGAACCTATTATTGTAACAGGCTGGAGCCCGCACTGGAAGTTCCAAAAATATGACCTGAAATATTTAGAAGATCCAAAAGGTGTATTTGGGGAAGCTGAACAAATTAAAACAATGGTGCGTAAAGGTTTAGAAGAAGATATGCCAAATGCAAATACAATCCTAGATCAGTTCCAATGGGAGTCTGCGGATATCGAAGGTGTCATGCTTGAAGTTCAAAACGGAACAAGTCCAGAAGAAGCTGCTAAAGCTTGGGTAGAAAACAATCCTGACAAAGTTTCCGAATGGACAAAAGGTACAGAAAAAGTCGATGGGAAAGAAATTGAACTTGTATATGTAGAATGGGATACAGAAGTTGCTTCTACAAATGTAGTAGCAGAGGTGCTTCGTAACCAAGGCTTTGATGTAACGGTAACACCACTAGACAATGCTGTTATGTGGGAATCCATTGCTAGTGGCGAAGCTGACGGCATGGTTGCTGCATGGTTACCGGGAACACACGGCGATCTTTATAAAGAGCATAAAGATAACCTTGTAGACCTTGGAGTAAACCTTGAAGGTGCAAAAATTGGTCTTGTAGTGCCAAAATACATGAAAGTTGATTCTATCGAAGATTTACAACCAGCTGAATAA
- a CDS encoding glutathione S-transferase family protein: MKFEKSFSPTGKPQEIRGDGSFQRQINRFTTPFGSKEGELPVEEGRYRLIWCPACPWAHRSVIVRRVLGLEDAISLGTVSPLRPKLDRVDWEFSLDENGVDPVLGIQYLSEIYLKTAPDYAGRPTVPVIVDLKKGEAVQNDYFHLTNYFETEWVPFHKKNAPNLYPEERREDIDALSDVIFHEVNNGVYKCGFAHSQEAYEEAYDVLFNRLDELEKRLATKRFLFGDYITDSDVRLYTTLARFDAAYVTAFNTNRNVLREFPNLWGYARDLYQTPGFGDTTDFDAIKRHYHLSITIHPNKEEVKILPKGPVASEWNTPHHREALSEKEDKFLR, encoded by the coding sequence ATGAAATTTGAAAAGAGCTTTTCTCCTACAGGTAAACCTCAGGAAATTAGAGGGGATGGCTCTTTTCAAAGACAAATCAATCGATTTACAACACCGTTTGGAAGCAAAGAAGGTGAGCTCCCGGTAGAAGAGGGTCGATATAGATTAATTTGGTGTCCAGCATGTCCTTGGGCCCACCGTTCCGTCATTGTACGTAGAGTGTTAGGTTTAGAGGATGCAATTAGCTTAGGTACTGTGAGTCCGTTACGACCTAAATTAGACAGAGTGGACTGGGAGTTTTCGTTGGATGAAAATGGCGTGGATCCGGTTCTTGGAATTCAGTATTTGAGTGAAATCTATTTAAAAACCGCTCCTGACTATGCAGGTCGTCCAACGGTTCCTGTAATTGTCGATTTGAAAAAAGGTGAAGCGGTGCAGAATGATTACTTCCATCTAACCAATTACTTCGAAACAGAATGGGTACCATTCCATAAAAAGAACGCTCCTAATCTATATCCAGAAGAACGAAGAGAGGATATCGACGCCTTAAGTGATGTCATTTTTCATGAAGTCAATAATGGAGTGTACAAATGCGGCTTTGCTCATTCACAGGAGGCTTATGAGGAAGCCTATGATGTCCTATTTAATCGTCTGGATGAACTAGAAAAAAGACTGGCAACTAAACGCTTTTTGTTTGGGGATTATATTACGGATTCCGACGTACGTCTTTACACGACGTTAGCACGCTTTGATGCAGCATATGTTACAGCATTTAATACGAATCGAAATGTGCTACGTGAGTTTCCGAATCTCTGGGGCTATGCTCGTGACCTTTATCAAACGCCTGGTTTCGGGGACACAACGGATTTTGATGCGATCAAACGTCACTATCATCTATCTATAACGATTCATCCAAATAAAGAAGAAGTAAAAATTCTTCCAAAAGGACCAGTTGCTTCGGAATGGAATACTCCCCATCATAGGGAGGCACTTAGTGAAAAAGAAGACAAATTTTTACGATAA
- a CDS encoding GNAT family N-acetyltransferase: protein MIIREALEQELPFVRKQRVRAYEEHAGSVKEDHWLALKKAVSSEADRGPGVEVLVAEVDNQIVGSVVLFPAYTDAYEGQVEEVDYPEIRMLSVSPEARGRGIASELIKECIQRSKEKGHTHIGLHTGSFMTGAMKLYEGFGFERLPEYDFEPANDGIVVRAYRLKL, encoded by the coding sequence ATGATCATTAGAGAGGCTTTAGAACAAGAACTCCCTTTTGTGAGGAAACAACGAGTAAGAGCTTATGAGGAACACGCTGGTTCGGTAAAAGAGGATCATTGGCTCGCTTTAAAAAAGGCTGTTTCTTCGGAAGCGGATAGAGGTCCTGGGGTAGAAGTGCTTGTCGCGGAAGTAGATAATCAAATCGTAGGTAGTGTTGTTCTTTTTCCAGCCTATACGGATGCATATGAAGGTCAAGTAGAAGAAGTAGATTATCCGGAAATTCGCATGTTGTCTGTTTCTCCTGAAGCTAGGGGGAGAGGGATTGCCTCTGAGCTTATCAAGGAATGTATACAGCGCTCGAAGGAAAAGGGTCACACCCATATTGGGTTACATACTGGTTCTTTCATGACCGGTGCGATGAAGCTTTATGAAGGCTTTGGTTTTGAACGTTTACCCGAGTATGATTTTGAACCTGCGAATGATGGTATCGTAGTAAGGGCCTATCGCCTTAAGCTATAG
- a CDS encoding YtxH domain-containing protein gives MANAKSILLGMIVGSVASAAATLLTAPSSGKELRTQVKERSQDWAKTLDQLKKDGSQLKDQITQTSKEGVSLIKDLSEDMKTSIDSWRKTVEPHQKKIQKHLSEIEASLKELEEKSKKEE, from the coding sequence ATGGCAAATGCTAAATCCATACTATTAGGAATGATTGTCGGTAGTGTTGCTAGTGCAGCTGCTACCCTACTTACCGCTCCATCTTCGGGAAAAGAACTTCGAACACAAGTCAAAGAGCGCAGTCAAGACTGGGCAAAAACATTAGATCAATTAAAAAAAGATGGCTCTCAGCTAAAAGACCAAATCACGCAAACATCTAAGGAAGGTGTTTCCTTGATTAAAGATCTCTCCGAAGATATGAAAACATCTATCGATAGTTGGAGAAAAACCGTTGAACCACACCAAAAAAAAATACAAAAGCATCTATCTGAGATTGAAGCAAGCTTGAAGGAGCTTGAAGAGAAATCAAAGAAAGAGGAATAA
- a CDS encoding tryptophan transporter — protein MNLQTRILSCLVIIVGLGAILHALVPPVLLGMRPDMMLAMMFLGIMLFPSLPYVFLLSVLTGLVSALTTTVPGGEIANLVDKPITALFFFGTYLVLTKKINVHIAAPILAACSTMISGAIFLFLSLFIVGIFEGSFFVLFMTIVVPTALFNTIFIVVLFPLTQRVLERLEAFPMKTEYKNGRFKA, from the coding sequence GTGAATCTACAAACGAGAATTTTAAGTTGTCTTGTTATCATCGTTGGTCTTGGGGCTATTCTTCATGCCCTCGTACCACCTGTTTTGTTAGGAATGAGACCAGACATGATGCTAGCAATGATGTTTCTTGGCATTATGTTATTTCCTTCTCTTCCTTACGTTTTTTTGTTATCTGTCTTAACGGGTCTTGTATCTGCATTAACTACAACCGTCCCTGGTGGGGAGATCGCAAATCTAGTAGATAAGCCGATAACAGCGCTGTTTTTCTTCGGAACTTATCTCGTCTTAACGAAAAAGATTAACGTCCACATCGCTGCACCAATCCTAGCTGCTTGCAGTACGATGATAAGTGGTGCCATCTTTTTATTTCTGTCTCTTTTCATAGTTGGTATTTTCGAAGGAAGCTTTTTCGTACTCTTTATGACGATTGTCGTTCCAACTGCATTGTTTAATACGATTTTCATCGTTGTGCTTTTTCCTCTGACACAAAGAGTGTTGGAGCGATTAGAAGCTTTCCCTATGAAAACGGAATATAAGAATGGAAGGTTTAAAGCTTAG
- a CDS encoding HIT family protein, producing MSQETNDCIFCKIVAGEIPSAKVYEDDNVFAFLDISQVTKGHTLVIPKEHHKNIYETPAPIAEKLFSSIPKVATAIKDAYSPVGLNVLNNNEEAAGQTVFHLHMHLIPRYGKGDGFGAVWETHTKEYNSEDLQQIASDINKKIKN from the coding sequence ATGAGTCAGGAAACGAATGATTGCATTTTTTGCAAGATTGTAGCAGGAGAAATCCCATCTGCAAAAGTATATGAGGACGACAATGTCTTTGCTTTTTTAGATATTAGTCAAGTGACGAAAGGACATACACTAGTTATTCCAAAGGAACACCACAAAAACATTTATGAAACACCTGCGCCAATTGCAGAAAAACTTTTTTCAAGTATCCCTAAGGTTGCGACCGCAATCAAAGACGCTTATTCACCAGTTGGATTAAACGTTCTTAATAATAACGAAGAAGCAGCTGGACAAACGGTATTTCATTTACATATGCACCTAATTCCGCGTTACGGAAAAGGGGATGGCTTTGGAGCGGTATGGGAGACTCATACAAAGGAATACAACTCCGAAGACCTGCAACAAATAGCAAGTGACATCAATAAAAAGATCAAAAATTAA
- a CDS encoding ABC transporter ATP-binding protein, producing MNPLLHINQLVGGYTNKNVLHGISFDVFPNEIVGLIGLNGAGKSTTIKHIIGMMQAKKGKIEIDGKTFQKSPETYRGKFSYIPEMPLLYEELTLYEHLKLTAMAYGVDEATFEQRLQPLLKEFRLEKKLKWFPVHFSKGMRQKVMIMCAFLVEPALYIVDEPFVGLDPLGIQSYLQLMNEMKEKGAGVLMSTHILATAERYCDRFVILHDGKVKAQGTLEELRVQFAMPQATLDDLYVQLTKEEDAHV from the coding sequence TTGAATCCTTTACTACATATAAATCAATTAGTCGGAGGATATACGAATAAAAACGTGTTACATGGTATCTCCTTTGATGTTTTTCCAAATGAAATTGTTGGTTTAATCGGTCTCAATGGGGCTGGGAAAAGTACAACCATCAAACATATCATCGGCATGATGCAAGCAAAAAAAGGAAAGATTGAAATCGATGGAAAGACGTTTCAAAAATCTCCCGAAACCTATCGAGGAAAGTTCTCCTACATTCCGGAAATGCCATTACTTTATGAAGAGTTGACGTTATATGAACACTTAAAATTAACAGCAATGGCCTACGGGGTAGATGAAGCAACATTTGAACAACGTCTTCAGCCGTTATTAAAGGAGTTTCGTCTAGAGAAGAAACTGAAATGGTTTCCGGTTCACTTCTCAAAAGGGATGAGACAAAAGGTAATGATCATGTGTGCTTTTCTTGTGGAACCTGCCTTGTATATAGTGGACGAGCCATTTGTTGGCTTGGATCCGTTAGGTATTCAATCCTATCTTCAACTTATGAACGAAATGAAGGAAAAGGGTGCAGGCGTATTAATGTCGACGCATATTTTGGCAACAGCAGAACGTTATTGCGATCGATTTGTTATTTTGCATGATGGAAAAGTGAAGGCACAAGGAACATTGGAAGAATTACGAGTCCAGTTTGCTATGCCACAGGCTACATTAGATGACTTATATGTTCAATTGACGAAGGAAGAAGATGCTCATGTTTAA
- a CDS encoding ABC transporter permease, with the protein MFNAQEFFRKRFSEHFKELSRYLKYIFNGHIVIVMLFIISALVFYYQQWLMDIPEGFPSIWVMAILMGFVASYSPIQTLLKEPDLVFLLPAEHKMGPYFRYTLIYSFVIQLYLVLLVFAGLGPLYFTEFTNHTSQEYILLLVLVLVFKVWNLFATWWMLKIRNPQSRVLDQIARTLLSIVTVFFYLQGELVLAVITTGLLLLLMLYAYSLSKRQAGLCWDLLVEKDRLKMHTFYRIANLFTDVPHLKNQTKKRHWLVALLIRSIPFRQLKSYDYLYRITTVRSGDYLGMYVRLLIIGSLCIIYIPSIWIKMIFAILFIYLSGFQLTTLWQHHRTVAWIDLYPIPKNVRQQSFITWLLQLMIANTFVFGLVFLLIESWIGVAVIWLGGSIFSYLFVHGYVRKQLA; encoded by the coding sequence ATGTTTAATGCCCAAGAATTTTTTCGGAAGCGGTTTTCCGAGCATTTTAAAGAGCTTAGTCGTTACTTAAAATATATTTTCAATGGTCACATCGTAATTGTCATGCTGTTTATCATTTCAGCGCTTGTGTTTTACTATCAACAATGGCTGATGGACATACCAGAAGGCTTTCCTTCTATTTGGGTTATGGCCATATTAATGGGATTCGTGGCAAGCTATAGTCCGATTCAAACGTTGTTGAAGGAGCCAGATTTGGTGTTTTTACTACCAGCCGAGCATAAAATGGGTCCATACTTTCGTTATACTTTAATCTATAGCTTCGTTATTCAGCTTTATTTAGTTTTACTCGTTTTTGCAGGATTAGGTCCGTTATATTTTACGGAATTCACGAACCATACTTCTCAGGAGTATATCCTTCTACTTGTCCTTGTACTGGTATTTAAAGTTTGGAACCTATTCGCAACTTGGTGGATGTTGAAAATAAGAAATCCTCAGTCCCGGGTGTTGGACCAGATTGCCAGAACGTTGTTATCGATTGTGACTGTATTTTTTTATTTGCAAGGTGAGCTTGTATTAGCAGTAATTACGACAGGGCTTTTACTACTTTTAATGCTTTATGCTTATTCATTATCGAAGCGTCAAGCTGGATTGTGCTGGGACTTGCTTGTGGAAAAAGATCGATTAAAAATGCATACGTTCTATCGAATCGCAAATTTGTTTACGGATGTTCCGCACTTGAAGAATCAAACGAAAAAGCGCCATTGGCTAGTAGCGTTACTCATTCGTTCGATACCTTTTCGACAATTGAAGTCCTATGATTATTTATATCGGATTACGACAGTACGTAGTGGGGATTATTTAGGGATGTACGTACGGCTATTGATTATAGGAAGCCTATGTATTATCTATATTCCATCTATTTGGATCAAAATGATATTCGCGATTTTATTTATCTATCTGTCTGGATTCCAATTGACGACGCTTTGGCAGCATCACCGAACTGTAGCTTGGATCGATTTGTATCCGATCCCGAAAAACGTAAGACAACAATCCTTCATTACGTGGTTGCTTCAGCTAATGATTGCGAATACGTTTGTTTTTGGTCTTGTTTTTCTTCTAATCGAAAGCTGGATAGGAGTAGCGGTGATTTGGCTTGGGGGCAGTATCTTTAGTTATTTGTTCGTACATGGATATGTACGTAAACAGCTTGCTTGA
- a CDS encoding EcsC family protein, protein MDEKEYERQARKEAQRFQHSMLKKSSLLQRSSKKLQNKLNGMIPDRVHQVVTESIKRMIQLSLTSSEYIYSIQVEENWTLEKREQEVQARKKVYKKTAMMEGAGTGAGGIVLGLADFPLLLAIKMKFLFDVGQLYGYDVQLREERLFLLHVFLLAFSSDEKRQEVVQQIVAWDQVEHDDMDWKTLQLEYRDTIDLVKMLQLIPGFGAIVGAVANGRFLEQLAETAQNCYRLRMLK, encoded by the coding sequence ATGGATGAAAAGGAATATGAACGCCAAGCTCGGAAGGAAGCACAACGATTTCAACACTCTATGCTGAAAAAATCCTCCTTGCTTCAGCGTTCCTCGAAGAAACTACAGAATAAGTTGAATGGAATGATTCCGGACAGGGTACATCAAGTGGTAACGGAAAGCATTAAAAGAATGATTCAGCTGTCGTTAACGTCATCCGAATATATTTATTCGATACAAGTAGAAGAAAACTGGACACTGGAAAAAAGAGAACAGGAAGTCCAGGCAAGAAAAAAGGTGTATAAAAAAACAGCCATGATGGAAGGAGCAGGCACTGGTGCAGGAGGGATTGTCTTAGGGTTGGCAGACTTTCCACTTCTACTAGCAATCAAAATGAAGTTCCTTTTTGATGTGGGTCAGCTGTATGGGTATGATGTCCAATTAAGGGAAGAACGGTTGTTTTTGCTACACGTTTTCTTACTCGCTTTTTCCAGTGATGAAAAACGGCAAGAGGTTGTCCAGCAGATTGTTGCTTGGGATCAGGTAGAGCACGATGATATGGACTGGAAGACGCTTCAGCTCGAATACCGGGATACGATTGATTTAGTGAAAATGCTTCAGCTTATACCCGGCTTTGGAGCGATTGTCGGTGCGGTAGCAAATGGAAGGTTTTTAGAACAATTAGCAGAGACGGCACAAAACTGTTACCGTCTCCGTATGCTTAAGTGA